The following are encoded together in the Blastocatellia bacterium genome:
- a CDS encoding CapA family protein, translated as SDHDRRSFPADKLNWESVAAFVQFDGHRRLMEITLQPLSLGFRQPRTVRGRPRLADPALGKEIIERLAALSAPFGTDIRYQDGVGVVVIKP; from the coding sequence GGTCGGATCATGATCGTCGTAGCTTTCCTGCTGATAAGCTCAACTGGGAAAGCGTGGCCGCCTTTGTCCAGTTCGACGGCCATCGCCGGTTGATGGAGATCACCTTGCAACCGCTTTCGCTGGGATTCCGTCAGCCTCGCACCGTTCGCGGACGTCCCCGGCTGGCCGATCCTGCGCTTGGTAAGGAGATCATCGAGCGGCTGGCCGCGCTGTCGGCTCCTTTTGGAACCGACATTCGGTATCAGGACGGCGTCGGCGTGGTCGTGATCAAACCCTGA